In one Alosa alosa isolate M-15738 ecotype Scorff River chromosome 14, AALO_Geno_1.1, whole genome shotgun sequence genomic region, the following are encoded:
- the LOC125307611 gene encoding LOW QUALITY PROTEIN: CD151 antigen-like (The sequence of the model RefSeq protein was modified relative to this genomic sequence to represent the inferred CDS: deleted 1 base in 1 codon): MGAYDEKKEKCGTICLKYLLFTFNFLFWLAGGAVMAVGIWTVAEKSDYISLLSSRIYAVSAYILIVAGIIVMITGVLGCCATFKEQKGLLRMYFVLLLFIFLLEVLAGVLAYVYYQQLNAELKENLRETMVQKYQQKNEEHITKAVDKLQQEFKCCGSNSSSDWSSSAWVRSGEANGRLVPDSCCKTMTVECGKRDHPSNIYKVEGGCITKLENFILDHLKIIGAVGVGIACVQIIGMIFTCCLYRSLKAEPY, translated from the exons ATGGGGGCTTatgatgaaaagaaagaaaaatgtggCACAATCTGTCTAAAGTACTTGCTCTTCACCTTCAATTTCCTT TTTTGG CTGGCCGGGGGTGCGGTGATGGCAGTAGGGATATGGACAGTGGCAGAGAAGAGTGACTACATCAGCCTGCTCTCATCCAGGATCTATGCTGTCTCGGCCTACATTCTCATTGTGGCAGGGATCATTGTCATGATTACAGGCGTCCTGGGATGCTGTGCGACCTTCAAAGAACAGAAAGGGCTCCTGAGGATG tattttgttttgttgctgttCATCTTCCTGCTGGAAGTCCTTGCTGGAGTTTTGGCATATGTCTACTACCAACAG TTGAATGCAGAGTTAAAGGAGAACCTGAGAGAGACCATGGTCCAGAAGTACCAACAAAAAAATGAAGAGCACATCACTAAAGCTGTGGATAAACTACAGCAGGAG TTCAAATGCTGTGGCAGCAACAGTTCCTCAGACTGGAGTTCCAGTGCGTGGGTCCGCTCTGGTGAGGCAAATGGGCGATTGGTGCCTGACAGTTGCTGCAAAACCATGACCGTAGAGTGCGGGAAGAGAGACCATCCCTCAAATATTTATAAGGTCGAG GGCGGATGTATAACAAAGCTGGAGAACTTTATCCTGGACCACCTAAAGATCATAGGTGCTGTTGGAGTTGGCATCGCATGTGTACAA atAATAGGTATGATATTCACATGCTGTCTGTACCGAAGTTTGAAGGCAGAGCCATACTGA
- the LOC125306803 gene encoding uncharacterized protein LOC125306803 produces the protein MSSQTLWWRQALILSVFLLIPRCKASLLVAIINTEPLDGNSAEVRAHFSVIAPLPCPSLLDSVCNDGNSLCIAHTVPSPLQGGQPSPGWCVRQWQNTVPSQHSSNINLGSDVGVVLSTRADLSTRKDTRKMNRSPFSALIPPIRVNTNCSRDIPLSVYDLDGDRVRCRYARDDLGECHGNCPQHAFFLLDEASCTLRYKGGASEGQYSVKLMVEDFPVPKPFVQMEEKAFSSNPIFLSITVENKLSDCSVLPVFVDESPDENAMISVLPYEEVKFNVTIRSEAENVLEMAIAGPPSLYISPLQNTQESEKSVTLAWVRGPNDLSRLLSICFTANTDSLQSEIRCIWLQQRPMSDLPAGTELNCINSTMSLVLPISTMSDLPLNDLQLNDPSCAVFHNTTHVTASFSLSSCGTKTVHSGSELVYTNTLRSTGVSSPITRRPTLILPLACRIAGREAQGPHYKVIIPTEEKVFGKVIFWLEFHRPGEGPLGNLTRIGQFRRFPREARVAMKEVNRLEELDLYVFSNSSNTQAQLLMGGCKESETEDFADASPIVENGCKRDNKSLEILIQTPTIKVYRLNLAQIKTVGNTMYVECTVSLCVTTQATDRCPGPCDPVNPNVLVTSILSSNYTVRSGPVLLLGREVTATTTVPKTTTPLTTTTTTPTTTPTTTTVATTAANTTASSASKRTSSLAAGVIIVVFHMVFLCLLH, from the exons ATGTCAAGCCAAACTTTGTGGTGGAGGCAGGCACTGATCCTAAGTGTTTTCTTATTGATACCACGCTGTAAAGCATCCCTTTTAGTGGCCATCATTAACACCGAACCTTTGGATGGAAACAGTGCTGAG gTGAGGGCCCACTTTAGTGTGATCGCCCCTCTGCCTTGTCCATCTCTCCTGGACAGTGTGTGCAATGACGGCAATTCATTATGCATTGCACACACTGTTCCCTCCCCCCTGCAAGGAGGTCAGCCTTCCCCTGGTTGGTGTGTCCGCCAATGGCAGAACACTGTACCCAGCCAGCATTCCTCCAACATTAATCTGGG GTCCGATGTTGGTGTTGTGCTCTCCACAAGAGCAGACCTGTCTACCCGCAAGGACACACGAAAGATGAACCGGTCTCCATTCTCAGCTCTGATTCCTCCAATCAG GGTAAATACAAACTGCTCTCGTGACATCCCCCTGAGTGTGTACGACCTCGATGGAGATAGAGTTAGGTGTCGATACGCCCGTGATGATCTCGGAGAGTGCCATGGGAACTGTccgcagcatgctttttttCTGTTAGATGAG GCGTCTTGCACTCTGAGGTACAAAGGAGGAGCATCTGAGGGACAATACTCTGTGAAGCTGATGGTTGAGGATTTTCCCGTTCCTAAACCTTTTGTCCAAATGGAAGAAAAGGCATTCAGTTCAAATCCTATCTTCCTCTCCATCACAG TGGAGAACAAATTATCGGACTGTTCTGTGCTGCCTGTATTTGTTGATGAAAGCCCAGATGAGAATGCTATGATTTCTGTCCTGCCATATGAGGAGGTGAAATTCAATGTCACCATTCGTTCAGAGGCTGAAAA tgTATTGGAGATGGCCATTGCTGGTCCCCCCAGCCTGTACATATCCCCACTTCAAAATACACAAGAATCTGAGAAATCAGTCACTCTGGCATGGGTCAGAGGCCCTAATGACCTCAGCCGTTTGCTGTCCATTTGTTTCACTGCAAATACTGACAG TTTGCAGTCGGAGATTCGGTGCATTTGGCTTCAGCAAA GACCTATGAGCGACTTGCCCGCTGGCACAG AGCTTAACTGTATCAACAGCACCATGTCTCTGGTGCTTCCCATCTCCACCATGTCTGATCTGCCCTTGAATGACCTTCAGCTAAACGATCCTTCCTGCGCCGTCTTCCACAACACTACTCATGTGACTGCTAGCTTTTCACTGAGTAGTTGTGGCAcgaagacagtg CACTCTGGTTCAGAGTtggtgtacacaaacacactgaggagCACTGGTGTGTCCTCCCCCATCACCCGGCGGCCTACGCTGATTCTGCCCCTGGCCTGCCGGATCGCAGGGCGGGAAGCTCAGGGCCCCCACTACAAGGTCATCATTCccacagaggagaaggtgttTGGGAAGGTGATCTTCTGGTTGGAGTTCCATCGTCCAGGGGAAGGCCCGTTGGGCAATTTAACCCGCATCGGTCAGTTTAGGAGGTTTCCGAGGGAGGCTAGAGTGGCGATGAAAGAGGTCAACAGACTGGAGGAGCTGGACTTGTACGTGTTCTCCAACAGCTCAAATACACAGGCCCAGCTTCTCATGGGTGGATGCAAAGAATCTGAGACGGAGGACTTTGCTGATGCTTCTCCTATTGTAGAGAATGG gtgtaaACGTGACAACAAAAGTCTCGAAATCCTCATACAAACTCCGACGATTAAGGTCTACCGACTTAACCTGGCTCAAATCAAAACTGTGGGGAACACG ATGTATGTCGAATGTACAGTGAGCCTTTGCGTAACCACGCAGGCTACTGATAGATGCCCAGGGCCATGTGATCCTGTTAATCCGAATGTTCTAGTGACCTCGATCCTTTCCAGTAACTATACTGTGCGCTCTGGGCCAGTCCTCCTTCTGGGTAGAGAAGtaacagcaacaaccacagtCCCTAAAACAACCACCCCActgaccaccaccactactactccCACTACTActcctactactactactgttgCTACAACCGCAGCAAACACTACAGCATCCTCAG CTTCAAAAAGGACTTCCAGCTTGGCTGCGGGAGTGATCATAGTGGTCTTTCACATGGTCTTCCTGTGTCTTCTCCACTGA